The Thermoproteales archaeon DNA segment ATTTATAACAGATGTAGCATTATCTTATATTTGTTTATTTACTTTGAGAATTTTCGTAATGATTTTTTCAGCAATACTGCTCTTGGGAACGCTTACAGATAGAGATTTAGTGTGGGGGTTAAGAAGTATAGGCTTGCCTCTAGGCTTTGCTATAGCTGCCTCATTATTTTTTAGAGGTGTGCAGTTCTTTATTTCCGATTTCTATACAGTAAGGGAAGCTATGATGGCTCGTGGAGTAGATTTTTCACGAATATCATTAATCAAGAAATTTTTCCTTTATATTAACGCATTAATACCGCTTTTATCCTTGATGATAACAAGAAGCTATGAAGTTTCTATGGCTTTAGAAGCTAGAGGAATAGCCCCAGGAACAAAATCGAGATCGATATATCACAAACCTAAAATGAGACGTGCAGATTACGCTTTATTAGCTTTGAATACCTTGATTTTATTTACCTATGTAATGGGGTCGCTATGTTAGTAGTAAAGATTGAGGATCTAAAATGGAAGTATCTGGAATCTAGAAGACAAATTCTTTCTGGAATAAACCTAAAGGTAGAGAAAGGAGAATTTCTTGCTATCATGGGACCGACAGGGG contains these protein-coding regions:
- a CDS encoding energy-coupling factor transporter transmembrane protein EcfT, whose translation is FITDVALSYICLFTLRIFVMIFSAILLLGTLTDRDLVWGLRSIGLPLGFAIAASLFFRGVQFFISDFYTVREAMMARGVDFSRISLIKKFFLYINALIPLLSLMITRSYEVSMALEARGIAPGTKSRSIYHKPKMRRADYALLALNTLILFTYVMGSLC